A genomic stretch from Marinimicrobium sp. C6131 includes:
- a CDS encoding DUF1653 domain-containing protein, with protein MNKTDEIPGEPLKPGRYRHYKGKDYQVLEVATHSETGEAMVVYRCLYGDYSLWVRPLSMFTESVEVAGETVPRFAYVEPMEKDHLWAGQ; from the coding sequence ATGAACAAAACCGATGAAATACCTGGTGAGCCACTGAAGCCGGGCCGTTATCGCCACTACAAAGGCAAGGACTATCAGGTGCTGGAAGTGGCCACCCACAGCGAAACCGGGGAGGCCATGGTGGTCTACCGTTGCCTCTATGGCGATTACAGTCTCTGGGTCCGTCCGCTGTCCATGTTTACCGAATCGGTGGAAGTGGCCGGCGAAACCGTACCCCGCTTTGCCTATGTGGAACCCATGGAAAAGGATCACCTGTGGGCGGGACAGTAG
- a CDS encoding CaiB/BaiF CoA transferase family protein: MTKTTPPRPLEGIRVIELGQLIAGPFAGCMLAYFGAEVIKIEPPGKGDALRGWRVVEDGTSLWWRSLGRNKKSVTLDLKQDKGRDIARQLIDSADVLIENFRPGVMEDWGLGPDVIKQSNPALVYCRISGFGQTGPYAKKPGFASVCEGMSGFRYVNGHPDQAPVRPNLSIGDTIAGLHAALGITLALLERERQPGGEGQVVDVALYEAMFNLMEAVVPEYDGAGVIREPSGTTVTGIVPTNTYRCQDGKYVVIGGNGDSIFQRLMRAADRPEMAEDPRMATNAGRVECVEEIDAALSDWCGSLESAEVLTKLEAARVPSGPIYNVADMMADPHFQARGLFEQVEINGKPLKIPAMMPRLDSTPGGTNWPGPEVGQHTDGVLQEALGLSAEDLSHLREQGIV, from the coding sequence ATGACAAAAACCACTCCCCCTCGCCCCCTCGAAGGCATCCGCGTCATCGAACTCGGTCAACTCATCGCCGGCCCCTTCGCCGGCTGCATGCTCGCCTACTTCGGGGCCGAGGTCATCAAAATTGAACCGCCGGGCAAAGGCGACGCCCTGCGCGGCTGGCGCGTGGTGGAAGACGGCACCTCCCTCTGGTGGCGCAGCCTGGGGCGCAACAAAAAAAGCGTCACCCTGGACCTCAAACAGGACAAAGGCCGGGACATCGCCCGGCAACTGATCGACAGCGCCGATGTCCTGATCGAAAACTTCCGCCCCGGCGTGATGGAAGACTGGGGCCTCGGCCCCGACGTCATCAAGCAAAGCAACCCGGCACTGGTCTACTGCCGGATCTCCGGCTTCGGCCAGACCGGCCCCTACGCCAAAAAACCCGGCTTCGCCTCGGTGTGTGAAGGCATGAGCGGCTTTCGCTACGTCAACGGCCACCCGGATCAGGCACCGGTGCGCCCGAACCTGAGCATCGGTGATACCATCGCCGGCCTGCACGCGGCGTTGGGCATTACCCTGGCATTGTTGGAACGCGAGCGCCAACCGGGCGGCGAAGGTCAGGTGGTGGATGTGGCCCTGTACGAAGCCATGTTCAACCTGATGGAAGCGGTGGTGCCCGAATACGATGGCGCCGGCGTGATCCGCGAGCCCTCGGGCACCACCGTCACCGGCATCGTGCCCACCAACACCTACCGGTGTCAGGATGGCAAATACGTGGTGATCGGTGGCAACGGCGATTCCATTTTCCAGCGCCTGATGCGCGCGGCGGACCGGCCGGAGATGGCGGAAGACCCACGTATGGCCACCAACGCCGGGCGCGTCGAATGCGTGGAAGAAATCGATGCTGCATTGTCCGACTGGTGTGGTTCTCTAGAGTCCGCCGAAGTTCTGACCAAGCTCGAAGCAGCGCGGGTGCCCTCGGGCCCGATCTACAATGTCGCGGATATGATGGCCGACCCGCATTTTCAGGCGAGGGGTCTGTTCGAGCAGGTCGAGATCAATGGCAAACCACTGAAAATCCCGGCGATGATGCCGCGCCTGGACAGTACCCCCGGCGGCACCAACTGGCCCGGTCCAGAAGTGGGGCAGCATACCGATGGGGTGTTACAGGAGGCGCTGGGCCTGAGTGCCGAGGACTTGAGTCATCTGCGCGAACAGGGCATTGTGTAA